The Planococcus donghaensis genome contains a region encoding:
- a CDS encoding M20/M25/M40 family metallo-hydrolase, with protein MNNERLINEFLELVQIDSETKHEGPISAILQTKLEAMGFHVVIDESAAVTGHGAGNIIATLRGSLSEVPAIYFTVHMDTVTPGVGVKPEIRDGYVYSDGTTILGADDKAGIVALFEMIRVLQEQEIPHGDIQLVITAGEESGLVGAKELDSSLLIAKYGYAVDSDGKVGGIVTAAPNQAKLWTTIYGKTAHAGVAPEKGISAISIAAKAIAKMTLGRIDEETTANIGRFEGGGATNIVCDEVHILSEARSISEDKLAAQTIHMESVFEQVAENLGGRAETKVQLMYPGFHFDDMDPVVEIAQKAAANIGRPSPILTSGGGSDANIFNGFGVPTVNLCVGYEEIHTKNERMPIEELEKLTELLVEIVKESTQK; from the coding sequence ATGAATAATGAACGATTGATCAATGAATTTTTGGAACTGGTTCAAATCGACTCAGAAACAAAACATGAAGGGCCAATTTCGGCTATATTGCAAACGAAACTAGAAGCTATGGGTTTTCATGTCGTAATTGACGAATCTGCTGCAGTAACTGGGCATGGTGCAGGAAATATTATTGCGACATTACGTGGTAGCTTAAGTGAAGTTCCGGCTATCTACTTTACAGTTCATATGGATACCGTGACGCCTGGAGTTGGCGTTAAACCTGAAATTCGTGATGGCTATGTTTATTCGGATGGAACAACTATTTTAGGAGCGGATGATAAAGCCGGTATCGTTGCTTTATTTGAAATGATTCGTGTGCTCCAAGAGCAAGAAATTCCGCATGGTGATATTCAATTGGTTATCACGGCTGGAGAAGAAAGTGGTTTAGTTGGGGCAAAAGAGTTAGACTCTTCTTTACTAATTGCCAAGTATGGCTATGCAGTAGACAGCGATGGCAAGGTAGGCGGAATTGTAACAGCTGCCCCAAACCAAGCAAAACTGTGGACGACCATTTACGGCAAAACAGCTCATGCGGGAGTAGCGCCTGAAAAAGGCATTTCGGCAATCAGTATCGCTGCAAAAGCTATCGCTAAAATGACATTAGGCCGGATTGATGAAGAAACGACTGCGAACATTGGGCGTTTTGAAGGTGGCGGAGCGACGAATATTGTATGTGACGAAGTCCATATTTTATCAGAAGCTCGTTCAATTAGCGAAGACAAATTGGCAGCACAAACCATTCACATGGAATCGGTCTTTGAACAAGTGGCTGAAAATTTGGGAGGACGTGCAGAAACAAAAGTGCAATTAATGTACCCAGGTTTCCATTTTGATGATATGGATCCTGTTGTGGAAATTGCTCAAAAAGCAGCTGCTAATATTGGACGTCCGTCGCCCATTTTAACAAGTGGTGGAGGCAGTGATGCAAATATATTCAATGGTTTTGGGGTTCCGACCGTCAATCTTTGTGTCGGCTACGAAGAAATTCATACTAAAAATGAACGTATGCCAATCGAAGAACTCGAAAAGTTAACCGAATTATTGGTTGAAATTGTGAAAGAGTCAACGCAAAAGTAA